Proteins from a genomic interval of Cottoperca gobio chromosome 8, fCotGob3.1, whole genome shotgun sequence:
- the LOC115012178 gene encoding melanoregulin, with protein MGSAFKKFCCCCCCATGDNDDDDEKQPLVPQDPLEYFNREVQKRRDEETNLWSEPGDPSHSERVDDRVLYGLLQARNKTTMGSTGYRRLSVDIEAMRDTRREVRDKWKTILENLGFTAEADSLLMVSAGASHDRMRNAPAARALLHTLHSETSLFSRREPPPDRYLLILDRLVYLDIDEDFLARAKCFYPPNDDSEEEETGLAINLPLLLARVEAMNGRGNQEDEDEDESTRFDGNSSDRS; from the exons ctgctgcgccaCTGGTGACAACGACGATGATGATGAGAAGCAGCCTTTAGTCCC TCAGGATCCGTTGGAGTATTTTAACCGTGAAGTCCAGAAGCGTCGTGATGAGGAGACCAACTTGTGGAGCGAGCCGGGAGACCCCAGCCACTCGGAGAGAGTTGACGACCGGGTCCTCTACGGGCTGCTGCAGGCCCGGAACAAGACCACCATGGGATCCACG GGCTATCGGCGACTAAGTGTTGATATTGAAGCCATGAGAGATACCCGTCGAGAAGTCAGAGACAAATGGAAGACAATCCTGGAGAACTTAG GTTTCACAGCGGAGGCAGACTCACTGCTGATGGTGTCAGCTGGAGCGTCACATGACCGTATGCGTAATGCCCCTGCAGCACGTGCCCTGCTTCATACGCTGCACTCTGAGACTTCCCTCTTCAGCAGGAGAGAGCCACCTCCAGATAGATATCTACTCATCCTG GATCGTCTTGTGTATCTAGATATAGATGAAGATTTCCTGGCCAGGGCGAAGTGCTTCTATCCTCCAAATGATGAttctgaagaggaggagacgggCCTTGCCATAAATCTACCGCTGCTGCTGGCCAGGGTAGAGGCCATGAACGGAAGAGGCAATCAAGAAGACGAAGACGAGGACGAGAGCACAAGATTCGACGGAAACTCGAGTGACAGATCTTAA